The following proteins are encoded in a genomic region of Glycine max cultivar Williams 82 chromosome 18, Glycine_max_v4.0, whole genome shotgun sequence:
- the LOC100802538 gene encoding uncharacterized protein isoform X1: protein MDESEQYPKEYYPNDQTLTRRVSSSSSSSTTSVHVTALDGLVNVNSLFTIAVFVGLSLTTPGQRSLENRSSCDADVDVAKKLLVFEVVSFSFFLFSSLVAQGLKLALNLLNSKDADEAFRAHINLRALRLGMLGSAIGSVMGCLFLVLSMVNVIEIRLGMLSCGSKAAAHAVAAMVVLVSSALVLYISTAIYAFTH, encoded by the exons ATGGACGa ATCAGAGCAATACCCAAAGGAGTATTACCCTAACGACCAAACCCTCACCAGAAGAGTCTCCtcatcctcgtcctcttccaCGACGAGCGTCCACGTGACAGCCCTAGACGGCCTGGTGAACGTGAACTCCCTCTTCACGATCGCCGTCTTCGTGGGTCTCTCCCTCACCACCCCGGGCCAGCGCAGCCTCGAGAACCGCTCCTCCTGCGACGCCGACGTTGACGTAGCCAAGAAGCTCCTCGTCTTCGAAGTGGTGTCGTTtagcttcttcctcttctcgTCGCTGGTAGCGCAGGGGCTGAAGCTGGCGCTGAATCTGCTCAACAGCAAGGACGCCGACGAGGCCTTCCGGGCCCACATCAACCTCAGGGCCCTAAGGCTTGGCATGCTGGGCTCCGCCATTGGCTCCGTCATGGGCTGCCTCTTCCTCGTTCTCTCCATGGTCAACGTCATCGAGATCCGATTGGGAATGCTGTCGTGCGGGAGCAAGGCCGCCGCGCACGCTGTGGCCGCGATGGTCGTGTTGGTCTCCTCCGCTCTCGTGCTTTATATTTCCACTGCTATCTATGCTTTTACTCACTGA
- the LOC100802538 gene encoding uncharacterized protein isoform X2: MDESEQYPKEYYPNDQTLTRRVSSSSSSSTTSVHVTALDGLVNVNSLFTIAVFVGLSLTTPGQRSLENRSSCDADVDVAKKLLVFEVVSFSFFLFSSLVAQGLKLALNLLNSKDADEAFRAHINLRALRLGMLGSAIGSVMGCLFLVLSMVNVIEIRLGMLSCGSKAAAHAVAAMVV, from the exons ATGGACGa ATCAGAGCAATACCCAAAGGAGTATTACCCTAACGACCAAACCCTCACCAGAAGAGTCTCCtcatcctcgtcctcttccaCGACGAGCGTCCACGTGACAGCCCTAGACGGCCTGGTGAACGTGAACTCCCTCTTCACGATCGCCGTCTTCGTGGGTCTCTCCCTCACCACCCCGGGCCAGCGCAGCCTCGAGAACCGCTCCTCCTGCGACGCCGACGTTGACGTAGCCAAGAAGCTCCTCGTCTTCGAAGTGGTGTCGTTtagcttcttcctcttctcgTCGCTGGTAGCGCAGGGGCTGAAGCTGGCGCTGAATCTGCTCAACAGCAAGGACGCCGACGAGGCCTTCCGGGCCCACATCAACCTCAGGGCCCTAAGGCTTGGCATGCTGGGCTCCGCCATTGGCTCCGTCATGGGCTGCCTCTTCCTCGTTCTCTCCATGGTCAACGTCATCGAGATCCGATTGGGAATGCTGTCGTGCGGGAGCAAGGCCGCCGCGCACGCTGTGGCCGCGATGGTCGT TTAA